ATAAACATTTTCAGAGGTCAAACCAACACGTCGGATAATAATAATTCTTGGAAGACTTatcaatgaaaaaacaaaacgggGATCGTAAAACGGGGATTGCATACGCCAAACAACGTGTCGATTGTGTAGAAAACACTTTACAGGCTCAGCTGTTGCCGTGTTTATGATATTTCTGATGGGAAAGAAGGTCGGATTTCCTGGTAAAATATCTCCCACATACAAAACACGAGAATGGCTTCTCCcccgtgtgaattctctgatgtttcCCAAGATCTGATTTCTGTACAAAACCCTTTCCGCACTCTAAACACATGAAGGGCCTCTCTCCGGTGTGAGTTCTTTGATGGGTGACGAGTGTAGATTTCTgcgcaaaacatttcccacaatcGGGACACGAGAACGGCTTCTCCCCTGTATGGATTCTCTGATGCTTAAAAAGTTCTGATTTCATTGCAAAGCTGTATCCGCACTCCAAACATAGAAATGGCTTCTCCCCCTTGTGAATTCGTTCATGTCGAATGTGTTCTGATTTGTGGGTAAACCGTTTCCCGCAGTGGGAACATAAAAACGGCTTCTCCcccgtgtgaattctctgatgtttaATCAGCTCCGCCTTCCTGGCAAAACTTTTACCACATTCTAAACACGGATATGGTTTCTCCCCGGTGTGAGTTTTCTGATGTTCAGCAAGATTAGACTTCTGTGTAAAATATTTGCCGCACTCTGTACATGAAAACGGCTTCTCACCGGTGTGAATTCTCTGGTGTCTCACGAGTTCCGACTTGTGTGGGAAGTGTTTTCCGCACTCGCCGCATGTAAATGGCAACTTTTTTGTGTGAATTCTTTGATGTCGCAACAGAAGATTTTTGGTTTCCAAGCATTTCCCACATTGGAGGCATGTATATAGATTGCCCTCCGATGGATCTGCACTGGGAGTACTGACATAGGACTGTTCAGGACAATGGTCCCCATGTCCAGGGAGATCAGACAACAGGTGATAGATCTGGACCGGGGGGAGATTTGGACGAATGGGATTTTCTCCTGGAGAATCTGGTGTTGATTTTTTAACATCTCTTTCGCAATGAGGAGATAAAACTAAATGTTCGCTTGAAACATTCCTAATGTTGTGCAgacctaaatgaaaaaaaaataaaatgtatatatgttttatgtATACCATTGCTACTACTGGAAGAAGGATAATATACCAAACCCAATTTCCCCAAGAAGTGTGTCACGTGtgactaaggcctcgttcacacctaCGTTCTGGTTTCCGCTCCGTCATAGAAGCGGAGCAACGAAAATACTTCAAGTACCGAGTCTGCAGCATGACCGACACCATTTGTGCCCCacagaacctattgactttaatgggttctgccgGGCTTCCACCATGTTTTCCGTCGTCTTACCGGACAGAgtgctgtgctattttgtctgGGACCGTGACGAGGTCTAAAGCTACTCAGAAGTGGACAATGAAATCTATTTACGGTGTACGGTCACCGAAAAAGCGGTTGATGGTTAAACCCAGATTGTGGTGGTGACTGAACGGGCGGTAGAAGGGATTTGATTGTATCAGAATAAGAGTATAAAACAAACCCGTGCTGAAGTCTGCTTCCTCCTCCTTAAATTGTCCGTCATCTCCGCTATAAGTCTCCTCCTCTTCATCATCATCGTCATCTACAACTTCAACTTTAATATCAATCAGATCTTCGCACTAAAACAAAAAGATCAGAACAACTTTGGTTTCATTAATCGCAGTTTATTACCATGGTCCACAACTGGCGGACAGGAGTTGTCTGGACTGGTGGCATTGATAGAACCGGCCAAGCCTGGGTTTTTGGCCTGATGCCccaggcgactgccacattcaattgcatCTGCATCCTCACGACGCCGGTACAACTGAACAATATAGCGGAGCAGGGagctaacggctccctgctccaccatgctGCACGCAATGCTAGGCCTGCGGCCTATAAGACGCTAGGACAGGATCCCTCTGCAggcaggcacgatgacgtcattgcatcgcgccggcctatgcaagggtcccgtctcGGCATCTCATAGACTGGGGCCTGCAGAGTAATttgttcatcgtgggaacggggctatgAAGTACaagtttgttttatttgtttggagggcactatgtacagggggcactgtctaaagggagcattgtggcactatctacaaaggggaactGTAcagtactatctacaagaggcattGTCTGGCACTTACTAGTGGGGcaaatgtggcactgtctacaaggggcaccatctacagagggcactgcagcactatCTGAAAGGGATAtcgtgtggcattttctacagggggcacttgtgTGGCAACTATCTGCAAATGGCACTCTCTACGACAGGgaggtgtggcattatataaagggagcagtgtggcattatctacatagtgcAACTGTAGGGCTCTATCTACGAGTGGCATTGTCTGCAGAGGACACTGAGTGGCAACTACCTACAAGAggccctgtgtgtggcactatctacagggggaactgcatGGGACTCTCTATAAGGTGcattgtgtagcactatgtagagGGGGCAGATAAGCCTCGGATTTCTGCTACAGATCCACGGGTTGAAGCGCAGACCTTCACCTGACAGCCGACCCAGGTGAATGGACCTAAATATAAAATAGTTGAGTACGTCTGGTTTATAAGATCCAAAGGGCTTTCACTAAAGATCATGTAGTTTCTAGACTGACTTTACCTGAGGATCCTGTGGGACATTGGGATCTTCTTGAGACTCCTGGGAACATTGAGGACGGGGACATCTCTCGGGTGGATTTCTCTtcttggatccatctgtaggacacacagtgactgaatatatTGTTATATGTGATGATCAGATGATGGGAGGATCTGGGTGACCCTCAAAACTATTCTCTCCGTTCCCATCAATGAAAgtctcctcttacccggtgatgtgaggggccggaggtcctccatcatgacctccttgtACAGATCTTCATGATCatctatatactcccactcctgCATAAAGAAATAGACGGCGACATCctaatacagtcatcacccagacacattataccttgtgttattatataatgtcccagcattcccggcagtgtcacctctccagtcagcagctcgatGATCTTGTGGGTGAGGTCCAGGATCTTCTCGTTGTTCCTCTCATGGATCAGTGAGTGAGGTGGAGGCTCCCTGATGGGGGTCTGGGTCCTGCTCCATCCTCCGGACTCATGAGGACGGCTGCCGGGGGTCAAACACTTTTTAGATGTCGTTTTCACTACGGTGtaatcctgtgtatggagagagacaccagtagctataaataaatacatttccagAATTCCTCATCTCTTTTGTACGTGATTATTAAAATCAGGTGTATTCTCTGAAAGTGATAATCCCGGCAATACTGAAAATACAGCTAGGTGCCCAACCCAGCCCCGAAGCCTCGCCTACGCGATCCCCTCCAATTGGGGGTATTATTGGGGTCTTCTGGCCCCGGCTCCTGCAGGCTGTCCGTACGCTCAGGTCCCGGGCGGTGGTGGTCGTGTATAAGGAATAACTCAGGGTAAAATCTGTGCGTGTGCACAATGAGGAAAAATAAGAAACCTGGACCTCAAACAAGTGCAGCGCTGCCATGCGGCCGACTCTCCCACCTTCAAAGAACCCAGAGACCCCGGCTGCTTCTCTTCACCTGGGAACGATACATCACTGGAGATACTTCCTTAAGGTCGCCCCCAGTGACATAACTCTCCGCACATGGACCGTTATATCTCTAGGGCTATACCAGGGAAACTCCAGGGTGGAGATAACGGGACTCAAGCAGCTCTGAAGACGGGATAGTCGGTTCCTGCCTACGCACGGCGGTGCCACAGTTGTTGGAGGGGCGGAACAGGGCAGAGGAGGGAGAATGACGGGATCTCTCACCCCCTTTACGATCTTCAAATCTCACTTGGGAAAGTTATGTCACCGGAGCTGCTCCGGGGGAACCGCAGTGAAGAAACTTCCTTGGGTGGAGATAAGCAGCCAGAGACACCGGATGTTCTGCTGATACTGAACGGAGGATAGTCGGCCAGCTGTGCGTGTGGGCTGGGTTCCTGCTTGTCTGAACTTGTATAAGAGGGGCGGCCCAGGGGACAGAACAGagaggtagggggggggggggggggggaggtgctgGGATCCCAACACTGCTCTCCGAGATCCTGTCACCCGACCTTTCCCTACTGCCCAACCGCAGAGCCGCGTCTCTACCCCCTGACCTGTCCGGTGATGGAATCCTGGGGAGCAGTTTTGGGTGACGGTCATCCCTCTCTCCTGGATCGGGAACATTCTTCTTGGGGGTAAGTGGTTATGTCCGACCTGGGGAAGCTCCAGCGATAACTGTCCATATACGTCATTGGAGCTTCCCAGTGTACACATGTAACGGAGCCCTGGGACTGATGCCATACAATCACACCTGCCACCCAGGGACCATCATGCCATCGGTTTAACGTAAACAGTTTTTACCGGATTCCTCTGGATAGAAGGGTAAACACCAAACGTACTGCCTGACGGAGGTCAATAGGACACTCTGTTATCCTTCGTCTGCATAACGGGAGCCTATGGGGACGTTTAATGTATGAACCGAGAGCTTTCCCGAAGAAAACGTCATCCGTACAGGGGAAACGCAGCGTGGCCATAACCTTACCTCAAAGACTCAGGGTTTTTGGAGTCATAAAATAGATATTTTCTATTCTTTTTGTCCTCAGGAAAAAATGTTTGAATCTTAAGCCTTTTCTAAAAATGTTCTCAAGGTCCGAACAGGAACCAAGACAGGGAACAAAGCTTCGAAATAGTTATGAAGTTAAGTTAGGCCATAATGCCCTCCTGGAGGTGTAATTCTGCCTGTATCCCTCGAGGCGTCAAATATAACCTCACATGGTGTTGTCCCTCAAAAGCGATTCCAACTGAGACTCAAATGTCAAAGCAGAACTCCGGGAAAATCTTTTTGGTTTGCAAATTAGGCTGAGTAAACAGTAGTGAAAGAAACCGTGGCTTTATTATAAGGTTATTCGCTCCATTCGGGGTCGCCATTAGATCACGTGATCTAACCTTGAACTCGCGCAAAAACCAGGCCAGTTACAGTCCGTGAGCCGCAATCATCACAAAAGCTACCGACGGGGGATCATGTAGGTCAACCACAACAGTGAGCCCCGAGTATGAAGTCATCCACCGGAGAGAATCACACCGCCCGTGGCACCAGCTTCCCAATGTAAGCCCCAACACGGCAGCCACTGGTTTAGCCGCGGACCGCTCCTTCTCCTACTTGGAAGGAGAGGAAGACACTTAGAATGTGTTGGAAGAGGAGAATCTCATAGTCAGGTTTTGGGTAAAAAGATCTTTAAAGATCCCGAGTCCCCGGCTGCTTATTAGCCGGCGGGACACTCCTCGGCGACGGCCCCGTCAGCCGGCGGGACACTCCTCGGCGACGGCCCCGTCAGCCGGCGGGACACTCCTCGGCGACGGCCCCGTCAGCCGGCGGGACACTCCTCGGCGACGGCCCCGTCAGCCGGCGGGACACTCCTCGGCGACGGCCCCGTCAGCCGGCGGGACACTCCTCGGCGACGGCCCCGTCAGCCGGCGGGACACTCCTCGGCGACGGCCCCGTCAGCCGGCGGGACACTCCTCGGCGACGGCCCCGTCAGCCGGCGGGACGCTCTCCGTCACTCAGTGGCGTTATTGTTACTACCCTTAGTTAGCTTACAGAGGCCTCTATCCTGTTACAATGAGCAGTCATGGCCgggtcctcacctctccggtcagcaggtagatgatctccagtgTCAGGTTTATTAACCTTCCAGTCATGTGACTCCTTTCCTTCTCCATCTAAAACCTGCAATAAAGAAGGTGAAACTGAGGTAATTGTTGCTAAAGAAGagacccaacccccccccccccgtccccggTCCTTGTACGTCACTATATCACCCGCGGTATCCACTATAAACAGGAGATGGGATACTGTATACTCAGAACTACATGGAGGATACACTAAAGTCTGCTCCTCCTTCATTATACCCAATCACAGATAAAacactcctgtattataatatccAACCACAGAGGGGATACCAGAGACTACTCCTGCACTACCATAACCAAACAGGGtaccagtctgctcctcctgcagTATCATAACCAAACAGGGTACCacagtctactcctcctgcaCTACCATAACCAAACAGGGCACCacagtctactcctcctgcaCTACCATAACCAAACAGGGCACCacagtctactcctcctgcaCTACCATAACCAAACAGGGCACCacagtctactcctcctgcaCTACCATAACCAAACAGGGCACCacagtctactcctcctgcaCTACCATAACCAAACAGGGCACCacagtctactcctcctgcaCTACCATAACCAAACAGGGCACCacagtctactcctcctgcagtATCATAACCAAACAGGGCACCacagtctactcctcctgcaCTACCATAACCAAACAGGGCACCacagtctactcctcctgcaCTACCATAACCAAACAGGGCACCacagtctactcctcctgcaCTACCATAACCAAACAGGGCACCacagtctactcctcctgcaCTACCATAACCAAACAGGGCACCacagtctactcctcctgcaCTACCATAACCAAACAGGGCACCacagtctactcctcctgcaCTACCATAACCAAACAGGGCACCacagtctactcctcctgcagtATCATAACCAAACAGGGCACCacagtctactcctcctgcaCTACCATAACCAAACAGGGCACCacagtctactcctcctgcaCTACCATAACCAAACAGGGTACCacagtctactcctcctgcagtATCATAACCAAACAAGGCACCacagtctactcctcctgcaCTACCATAACCAAACAGGGCACCAAAGTCCTCCTCCTGTCTTATAATAATCAGACACGTGCAGGACATTAttttctgctccacctgtattataataacatCCATACAATAAAATATAAGAAATTACATCACGTGACTCCCGTCTCAGCAGCGTCTCCTCGATGCTTCCTGACTTTTCTCCTGAAGTTACAGCCACTTCCTGTTTGTGCGTTCCAAGTCTCGTTCTGAGGCCACTTCTGATCATGTGATCCGTTTCTAACGTTTTGATGATATGTTCCAGTACCCAGTATATTCATGGCAGGACCACACCAAAATGTCCGCCTCGCTCTTGCGTTGTGTTCTTCTATGTTCAGTATTCCGCGGTTCTAAGACAAGAGCCTTAGATACaattcacaaaaaagaatgagaCTACAAGAAAATGGCCGCCGCTGTACTGTTCTAAATACACCTATTAAGAAGCTAGGTCGTTATCTTATTTGGACTACAGTACTCGGCATGCACTTCATTTTCTTTGATAGTTGGAGTCCAAATAAAGCAATGTAAGAAATAAATGTGGACTAGAAATCCCGTAGAGCAGGAGGAGTTTGCTTCCTCATATCCACCATATGTTATCATTTAGGCCTAGGCACTGGAATTAGAGGCATTTTCTGCATGGGGAAAGGGGGTATTATAGTGGGGAAATCAATATCTTCCCAAGAGCCCTGACTACAAGAAAATGGCCGCCCTCGCCTCCAGTTGAACTAGAGGATATGTGAAGAGGATTTTGGACCACAAGAAAACGGCCGCGACTCTCCGGCGCTAAATACCTCACAGGTGATCAGCAGGCGGCCTTTATAAGAAATGAACGGCTCATGAATATTAATAAGAACTAATGAATATCGCTGACAGGTTCATCCCTCTTATCCTGTCCGCTTTCTCTATGGAGTGACCTGATATTCATGACGTCATTAACGCGGGAGAGTGGCGGCCATGTTCTTGTGGTCCACAACAGGACAAATAGATAAATGACTAATTACCGAACTCCAGGAGGAATAAAACATGAAGAGATTATAGTAATAGTCGCATCCTTATGGTTAATTTACATATTATCGGGATAAATAGCcgtgattatatacaggacagcggcggccattttcttgtggactacAACAGCCAGCATCGTCAGCTGCATCTTCTCCCTATTACTGGTGAGATTTGTGCTACAGAACTGTCATTGCCTGCTGCATGAGGTGGACGCTCTCCattaataatagtaatgatatcATTTGCGGGAGGTGTAAGGGGGCACTGGGGCTCATCATAAATTGGGCAGCCGTTTCTGTGACCATGTCCCTCAGTGCAAGTAGCTGGCTGTGCTATTTCCTggtaaaacactttaaaaaagatATGTCCTACGGGCAGTGTTGCCACCCGGCCGATTACTCACTTTTTAACCCCCCCGCCGCTACAGCTCCGACGTTACGGTGGTGCCCGCTGATCCTGTACGTGGCGACATCGCTGCAGAGCCCACGGGGACCACCAGAATGTCTGTCCTGGCGAGGCAGGGGGATTTATAGGGTgagtcatttttattttacaacattgttttttattttttagtctgaTTTGAGGTCTCGAGTcacggggggcactgtgtgtggcactatctacagaaggtactgtctagccctatctacagggggctctgtgtgtggcactatctacagaaggtactgtctagccctatctacagggggctctgtgtgtggcactatctacagggggcgctgtgtgtggcataatctacagggggctctgtgtgtggcactatctacagggggctctgtgtgtggcattatctacagaaggtactgtctagccctatctacagggggctctgtgtgtggcactatctacagaaggtactgtctagccctatctacagggggctctgtgtgtggcactatctacagggggcgctgtgtgtggcataatctacagggggctctgtgtgtggcactatctgcagggggcgctgtgtgtggcataatctacaggggtgctgtgtgtggcactatctgcagggggcgctgtgtgtggcactatctgcagggggctctgtgtgtggcataatctacaggggtgctgtgtgtggcactatctgcagggggcgctgtgtgtggcactatctacagaaggtactgtctagccctatctacagggggctctgtgtgtggcactatctacagaaggtactgtctagccctatctacagggggcactgtgtgtggcactatctgcagggggcgctgtgtgtggcataatctacaggggtgctgtgtgtggcactatctgcagggggcgctgtgtgtggcactatctacagggggctctgtgtgtggcactatctacagaaggtactgtctagccctatctacagggggctctgtgtgtggcattatctacagaaggtactgtctagccctatctacagggggctctgtgtgtggcactatctacagaaggtactgtctagctctatctacagggggctctgtgtgtggcattatctacagaaggtacTGTCTAgccctatctgcagggggctctgtgtgtggcactatctacagaaggtactgtctagccctatctacagggggcactgtgtgtggcactatctacagaaggtactgtctagccctatctacagggggcactgtgtgtggcactatctgcagggggcgctgtgtgtggcataatctacaggggtgctgtgtgtggcactatctgcagggggcgctgtgtgtggcactatctacagggggctctgtgtgtggcactatctacagaaggtactgtctagccctatctacagggggctctgtgtgtggcactatctacagaaggtactgtctagccctatctacagggggctctgtgtgtggcactatctacagaaggtactgtctagccccatctacagggggctctgtgtgtggcactatctacagaaggtactgtctagccctatctacagggggctctgtgtgtggcactatctacagaaggtactgtctagccctatctacagggggcactgtgtgtggcactatctgcagggggcgctgtgtgtggcataatctacaggggtgctgtgtgtggcactatctgcagggggcgctgtgtgtggcactatctgcagggggcgctgtgtgtggcataatctacaggggtgctgtgtgtggcactatctgcagggggcgctgtgtgtggcactatctgcagggggctctgtgtgtggcactatctacagaaggtactgtctagccctatctacagggggctctgtgtgtggcactatctacagaaggtactgtctagccctatctacagggggctctgtgtgtggcactatctacagaaggtactgtctagccctatctacagggggctctgtgtgtggcactatctgcaggggtgctgtgtgtggcactatctgcaggggtgctgtgtgtggcataagctacaggggtgctgtgtgtggcactatctgcaggggtgctgtgtgtggcactatctacagaaggtactGTCTAgccctttctacagggggctctgtgtgtggcactatctacagaaggtactgtctagccctatctacagggggctctgtgtgtggcactatctacagaaggtactgtctagccctatctacagggggctctgtgtgtggcactatctgcagggggcgctgtgtgtggcataatctacaggggtgctgtgtgtggcactatctgcagggggcgctgtgtgtggcactatctgcagggggctctgtgtgtggcactatctacagaaggtactgtctagccctatctacagggggctctgtgtgtggcactatctacagaaggtactgtctagccctatctacagggggctctgtgtgtggcactatctacagaaggtactgtctagccctatctacagggggctctgtgtgtggcactatctacagaaggtactgtctagccctatctacagggggctctgtgtgtggcactatctacagaaggtactgtctagccctatctacagggggctctgtgtgtggcactatctacagaaggtactgtctagccctatctacagggggctctgtgtgtggcactatctacagaaggtactgtctagccctatctacagggggctctgtgtgtggcactatctacagaaggtactgtctagccctatctacagggggctctgtgtgtggcactatctacagaaggtactgtctagccctatctacagggggctctgtgtgtggcactatctacagaaggtactgtctagccctatctacagggggctctgtgtgtggcactatctacagaaggtactgtctagccctatctacagggggctctgtgtgtggcactatctacagaaggtactgtctagccctatctacagggggctctgtgtgtggcactatctacagaaggtactGTCTAGCCCTATCTACAGAAGGTACTGtctagccctatctacagggggctctgtgtgtggcactatctacagaaggtactgtctagccctatctacagggggctctgtgtgtggcactatctacagaaggtactgtctagccctatctacagggggctctgtgtgtggcactatctacagaaggtactGTCTAGCCCTATCTACAGAAGGTACTGtctagccctatctacagggggctctgtgtgtggcactatctacagaaggtactgtctagccctatctacagggggctctgtgtgtggcactatctacagaaggtactgtctagccctatctacagggggctctgtgtgtggcactatctacagaaggtactgtctagccctatctacagggggctctgtgtgtggcactatctacagaaggtactGTCTAgccctttctacagggggctctgtgtgtggcactatctacagaaggtactgtctagccctatctacagggggctctgtgtgtggcactatctacagaaggtactGTCTAgccctatctgcagggggctctgtgtgtggcactatctacagaaggtactgtctagccctatctacagggggctctgtgtgtggcactatctacagaaggtactgtctagccctatctacagggggcactgtgtgtggcactatctgcagggggcgctgtgtgtggcataatctacaggggtgctgtgtgtggcactatctgcagggggcgctgtgtgtggcataatctacagggggctctgtgtgtggcataatctacagggggctctgtgtgtggcataatctacaggggtgctgtgtattgcacaatctacagggggcgctgtgtgcggcactatgcaGGGGCTGCTGTGTGCGGCActctgcagggggcgctgtgtgcggcactctctgcagggggcgctgtgtgcggcactctctgcaggggcgctgtgtgcggcactctctgcagggggcgctgtg
The nucleotide sequence above comes from Rhinoderma darwinii isolate aRhiDar2 chromosome 11, aRhiDar2.hap1, whole genome shotgun sequence. Encoded proteins:
- the LOC142663509 gene encoding uncharacterized protein LOC142663509, with protein sequence MEKERSHMTGRLINLTLEIIYLLTGEDYTVVKTTSKKCLTPGSRPHESGGWSRTQTPIREPPPHSLIHERNNEKILDLTHKIIELLTGEEWEYIDDHEDLYKEVMMEDLRPLTSPVTVCPTDGSKKRNPPERCPRPQCSQESQEDPNVPQDPQCEDLIDIKVEVVDDDDDEEEETYSGDDGQFKEEEADFSTGLHNIRNVSSEHLVLSPHCERDVKKSTPDSPGENPIRPNLPPVQIYHLLSDLPGHGDHCPEQSYVSTPSADPSEGNLYTCLQCGKCLETKNLLLRHQRIHTKKLPFTCGECGKHFPHKSELVRHQRIHTGEKPFSCTECGKYFTQKSNLAEHQKTHTGEKPYPCLECGKSFARKAELIKHQRIHTGEKPFLCSHCGKRFTHKSEHIRHERIHKGEKPFLCLECGYSFAMKSELFKHQRIHTGEKPFSCPDCGKCFAQKSTLVTHQRTHTGERPFMCLECGKGFVQKSDLGKHQRIHTGEKPFSCFVCGRYFTRKSDLLSHQKYHKHGNS